One genomic segment of Oncorhynchus kisutch isolate 150728-3 linkage group LG15, Okis_V2, whole genome shotgun sequence includes these proteins:
- the picalmb gene encoding phosphatidylinositol binding clathrin assembly protein b isoform X21 codes for MSGQSITDRITAAQHSVTGSAVSKTVCKATTHEIMGPKKKHLDYLIHCTNEMNVNIPQLADSLFERTTSTSWVVVFKSLIATHHLMVYGNERFVQYLASRNTLFNLSNFLDKSGLQGLSLPGYDMSTFIRRYSRYLNEKAVSYRQVAFDFTKVKRGVDGVMRTMNTEKLLKTIPIIQSQMDALLDFNVNANELTNGVINAGFMLLFKDSIRLFAAYNEGIINLLEKYFDMKKTQCKEGLDIYKKFLTRMTRISEFLKVAEQVGIDRGDIPDLSQFTVCAPSSLLEALEQHLASLEGKKVKDSTAASRASTLSNAVSSLASTGMSFTKVDEREKQAALEEEQARLKALKEQRLKELSKRPSFATTDTSPVSTTGGTISTAPAIDLFSTPSCSNGALKMESDLFDIQQTFNPSVQASSTGLPVATAWADSFCSGPVSMAQHLPHQAPYPTEPSTVACLFRGYSTASQAPPSGALQVDFESVFGAKAAGVNNIDSDDILKPTMVGSNQALCSINQLSDKLVGDDLDSSLANLVGNLGIGNGTTKNDIHWSQPGEKRLTGGSNWQPKAAPNTTWNPVSMTPPVMAYPATTPTGMVGGYGMPPQQLGSMGMMNQPNMMYNQPVMRPPNPFGSVSSAQPSAASSPSSQSPLRAPGQDPFAQLSLKDFL; via the exons ATGTCGGGGCAGAGCATTACTGACAGGATAACTGCAGCCCAGCACAGTGTAACTGGATCTGCTGTGTCGAAAACAGTATGCAAGGCCACCACACATGAAATAATGGGCCCGAAAAAGAAACATTTGGATT ACCTGATCCATTGCACCAATGAGATGAATGTGAACATTCCCCAGCTGGCTGACTCACTGTTTGAGAGGACCACCAGCACGAGCTGGGTGGTGGTCTTCAAGTCGCTCATCGCCACACACCACCTTATGGTCTACGGTAATGAG CGTTTTGTGCAGTACTTGGCTTCAAGGAACACATTATTCAACCTCAGTAATTTTTTGGACAAAAGTGGTTTACAAG gtctctctctcccaggctaCGATATGTCCACATTTATCCGGAGGTACAGTCGATATCTGAATGAAAAGGCTGTGTCATACAGACAGGTTGCCTTTGACTTCACTAAAGTAAAGCGAGG GGTGGATGGGGTGATGAGGACCATGAATACAGAGAAGCTACTGAAGACCATCCCTATCATACAAAGCCAGATGGACGCCCTCCTCGACTTCAAT GTTAATGCCAATGAGCTAACAAACGGAGTGATCAATGCAGGGTTCATGCTCCTCTTCAAAGATTCCATTAGGCTTTTCGCTGCATATAACGAAGGCATCATCAACCTGCTGG AGAAGTACTTTGACATGAAGAAAACCCAGTGTAAAGAGGGCCTGGATATCTACAAGAAGTTCCTGACGCGAATGACCCGAATCTCAGAGTTCCTTAAAGTGGCAGAG CAGGTGGGGATTGATCGAGGAGACATTCCAGACCTTTCCCAG TTCACAGTTTGT GCTCCCAGTAGCCTCCTGGAAGCTCTGGAGCAGCACCTGGCCTCTCTAGAGGGGAAGAAAGTCAAAGACTCCACTGCTGCCAGCAG GGCTAGTACTCTATCCAACGCAGTGTCCTCGCTGGCCAGTACAGGGATGTCTTTTACTAAAGTAGACGAGCGGGAGAAGCAGGCTGCTCTGGAGGAGGAACAGGCCCGTCTCAAAGCACTGAAG GAACAGAGGCTGAAGGAGCTCTCTAAGAGGCCTTCCTTCGCCACCACAGACACGTCTCCGGTCTCCACCACCGGGGGCACTATCAGCACAGCCCCGGCCATCGACCTCTTCTCCACACCCAGCTGCTCCAATGG TGCTCTGAAGATGGAGAGTGACCTGTTTGACATTCAGCAGACCTTTAACCCTTCAGTGCAGGCCAGTTCTACAGGGCTTCCTGTGGCCACGGCATGGGCAG ACTCCTTCTGTAGTGGTCCAGTGTCCATGGCCCAGCACCTTCCACACCAGGCTCCCTACCCCACTGAGCCCTCTACTGTAGCATGTCTATTCAGAG GGTACTCCACAGCATCACAGGCCCCCCCCTCGGGAGCACTCCAGGTGGATTTCGAGTCAGTCTTTGGAGCCAAAGCTGCTGGCGTTAACAACATTGACTCTGATG ACATCCTGAAACCCACCATGGTCGGCTCCAATCAGGCCCTGTGCTCCATCAATCAGCTGTCAGACAAACTGGTCGGAGATGACCTGGACTCCTCCCTGGCCAACCTGGTGGGCA ATCTCGGGATTGGAAATGGCACAACAAAAAA TGACATCCACTGGAGCCAGCCTGGGGAGAAGAGGCTGACTGGCGGAAGCAACTGGCAGCCCAAGGCAGCCCCAAACACCACCTGGAACCCCGTCTCCATG ACCCCCCCAGTCATGGCCTACCCTGCCACAACACCAACAGGCATGGTGGGGGGATATGGCATG
- the picalmb gene encoding phosphatidylinositol binding clathrin assembly protein b isoform X4, with translation MSGQSITDRITAAQHSVTGSAVSKTVCKATTHEIMGPKKKHLDYLIHCTNEMNVNIPQLADSLFERTTSTSWVVVFKSLIATHHLMVYGNERFVQYLASRNTLFNLSNFLDKSGLQGYDMSTFIRRYSRYLNEKAVSYRQVAFDFTKVKRGVDGVMRTMNTEKLLKTIPIIQSQMDALLDFNVNANELTNGVINAGFMLLFKDSIRLFAAYNEGIINLLEKYFDMKKTQCKEGLDIYKKFLTRMTRISEFLKVAEQVGIDRGDIPDLSQFTVCAPSSLLEALEQHLASLEGKKVKDSTAASRASTLSNAVSSLASTGMSFTKVDEREKQAALEEEQARLKALKEQRLKELSKRPSFATTDTSPVSTTGGTISTAPAIDLFSTPSCSNGALKMESDLFDIQQTFNPSVQASSTGLPVATAWADPFTSAEAGDDSMPNLNPFLSKVVVDAAAHLPVVSSDGVSYSSRTSGHEMFGDRYNPFTDTNSSVSTNYKRTVRIEHSISDSFCSGPVSMAQHLPHQAPYPTEPSTVACLFRGYSTASQAPPSGALQVDFESVFGAKAAGVNNIDSDDILKPTMVGSNQALCSINQLSDKLVGDDLDSSLANLVGNLGIGNGTTKNDIHWSQPGEKRLTGGSNWQPKAAPNTTWNPVSMTPPVMAYPATTPTGMVGGYGMPPQQLGSMGMMNQPNMMYNQPVMRPPNPFGSVSSAQPSAASSPSSQSPLRAPGQDPFAQLSLKDFL, from the exons ATGTCGGGGCAGAGCATTACTGACAGGATAACTGCAGCCCAGCACAGTGTAACTGGATCTGCTGTGTCGAAAACAGTATGCAAGGCCACCACACATGAAATAATGGGCCCGAAAAAGAAACATTTGGATT ACCTGATCCATTGCACCAATGAGATGAATGTGAACATTCCCCAGCTGGCTGACTCACTGTTTGAGAGGACCACCAGCACGAGCTGGGTGGTGGTCTTCAAGTCGCTCATCGCCACACACCACCTTATGGTCTACGGTAATGAG CGTTTTGTGCAGTACTTGGCTTCAAGGAACACATTATTCAACCTCAGTAATTTTTTGGACAAAAGTGGTTTACAAG gctaCGATATGTCCACATTTATCCGGAGGTACAGTCGATATCTGAATGAAAAGGCTGTGTCATACAGACAGGTTGCCTTTGACTTCACTAAAGTAAAGCGAGG GGTGGATGGGGTGATGAGGACCATGAATACAGAGAAGCTACTGAAGACCATCCCTATCATACAAAGCCAGATGGACGCCCTCCTCGACTTCAAT GTTAATGCCAATGAGCTAACAAACGGAGTGATCAATGCAGGGTTCATGCTCCTCTTCAAAGATTCCATTAGGCTTTTCGCTGCATATAACGAAGGCATCATCAACCTGCTGG AGAAGTACTTTGACATGAAGAAAACCCAGTGTAAAGAGGGCCTGGATATCTACAAGAAGTTCCTGACGCGAATGACCCGAATCTCAGAGTTCCTTAAAGTGGCAGAG CAGGTGGGGATTGATCGAGGAGACATTCCAGACCTTTCCCAG TTCACAGTTTGT GCTCCCAGTAGCCTCCTGGAAGCTCTGGAGCAGCACCTGGCCTCTCTAGAGGGGAAGAAAGTCAAAGACTCCACTGCTGCCAGCAG GGCTAGTACTCTATCCAACGCAGTGTCCTCGCTGGCCAGTACAGGGATGTCTTTTACTAAAGTAGACGAGCGGGAGAAGCAGGCTGCTCTGGAGGAGGAACAGGCCCGTCTCAAAGCACTGAAG GAACAGAGGCTGAAGGAGCTCTCTAAGAGGCCTTCCTTCGCCACCACAGACACGTCTCCGGTCTCCACCACCGGGGGCACTATCAGCACAGCCCCGGCCATCGACCTCTTCTCCACACCCAGCTGCTCCAATGG TGCTCTGAAGATGGAGAGTGACCTGTTTGACATTCAGCAGACCTTTAACCCTTCAGTGCAGGCCAGTTCTACAGGGCTTCCTGTGGCCACGGCATGGGCAG ATCCTTTCACCTCTGCTGAAGCTGGAGATGACTCCATGCCAAATCTTAACCCTTTCCTCTCAAAAGTCGTTGTCGATGCCGCCGCTCACTTGCCTGTCGTGTCATCTGACGGTGTTAGCTATTCCTCTAGGACGTCTGGTCATGAAATGTTTGGTG ATCGTTATAATCCCTTTACTGACACAAACTCGTCCGTTTCAACCAATTACAAACGCACAGTGCGGATAGAACACTCCATCTCAG ACTCCTTCTGTAGTGGTCCAGTGTCCATGGCCCAGCACCTTCCACACCAGGCTCCCTACCCCACTGAGCCCTCTACTGTAGCATGTCTATTCAGAG GGTACTCCACAGCATCACAGGCCCCCCCCTCGGGAGCACTCCAGGTGGATTTCGAGTCAGTCTTTGGAGCCAAAGCTGCTGGCGTTAACAACATTGACTCTGATG ACATCCTGAAACCCACCATGGTCGGCTCCAATCAGGCCCTGTGCTCCATCAATCAGCTGTCAGACAAACTGGTCGGAGATGACCTGGACTCCTCCCTGGCCAACCTGGTGGGCA ATCTCGGGATTGGAAATGGCACAACAAAAAA TGACATCCACTGGAGCCAGCCTGGGGAGAAGAGGCTGACTGGCGGAAGCAACTGGCAGCCCAAGGCAGCCCCAAACACCACCTGGAACCCCGTCTCCATG ACCCCCCCAGTCATGGCCTACCCTGCCACAACACCAACAGGCATGGTGGGGGGATATGGCATG
- the picalmb gene encoding phosphatidylinositol binding clathrin assembly protein b isoform X13 — MSGQSITDRITAAQHSVTGSAVSKTVCKATTHEIMGPKKKHLDYLIHCTNEMNVNIPQLADSLFERTTSTSWVVVFKSLIATHHLMVYGNERFVQYLASRNTLFNLSNFLDKSGLQGLSLPGYDMSTFIRRYSRYLNEKAVSYRQVAFDFTKVKRGVDGVMRTMNTEKLLKTIPIIQSQMDALLDFNVNANELTNGVINAGFMLLFKDSIRLFAAYNEGIINLLEKYFDMKKTQCKEGLDIYKKFLTRMTRISEFLKVAEQVGIDRGDIPDLSQAPSSLLEALEQHLASLEGKKVKDSTAASRASTLSNAVSSLASTGMSFTKVDEREKQAALEEEQARLKALKRLKELSKRPSFATTDTSPVSTTGGTISTAPAIDLFSTPSCSNGALKMESDLFDIQQTFNPSVQASSTGLPVATAWADPFTSAEAGDDSMPNLNPFLSKVVVDAAAHLPVVSSDGVSYSSRTSGHEMFGDSFCSGPVSMAQHLPHQAPYPTEPSTVACLFRGYSTASQAPPSGALQVDFESVFGAKAAGVNNIDSDDILKPTMVGSNQALCSINQLSDKLVGDDLDSSLANLVGNLGIGNGTTKNDIHWSQPGEKRLTGGSNWQPKAAPNTTWNPVSMTPPVMAYPATTPTGMVGGYGMPPQQLGSMGMMNQPNMMYNQPVMRPPNPFGSVSSAQPSAASSPSSQSPLRAPGQDPFAQLSLKDFL; from the exons ATGTCGGGGCAGAGCATTACTGACAGGATAACTGCAGCCCAGCACAGTGTAACTGGATCTGCTGTGTCGAAAACAGTATGCAAGGCCACCACACATGAAATAATGGGCCCGAAAAAGAAACATTTGGATT ACCTGATCCATTGCACCAATGAGATGAATGTGAACATTCCCCAGCTGGCTGACTCACTGTTTGAGAGGACCACCAGCACGAGCTGGGTGGTGGTCTTCAAGTCGCTCATCGCCACACACCACCTTATGGTCTACGGTAATGAG CGTTTTGTGCAGTACTTGGCTTCAAGGAACACATTATTCAACCTCAGTAATTTTTTGGACAAAAGTGGTTTACAAG gtctctctctcccaggctaCGATATGTCCACATTTATCCGGAGGTACAGTCGATATCTGAATGAAAAGGCTGTGTCATACAGACAGGTTGCCTTTGACTTCACTAAAGTAAAGCGAGG GGTGGATGGGGTGATGAGGACCATGAATACAGAGAAGCTACTGAAGACCATCCCTATCATACAAAGCCAGATGGACGCCCTCCTCGACTTCAAT GTTAATGCCAATGAGCTAACAAACGGAGTGATCAATGCAGGGTTCATGCTCCTCTTCAAAGATTCCATTAGGCTTTTCGCTGCATATAACGAAGGCATCATCAACCTGCTGG AGAAGTACTTTGACATGAAGAAAACCCAGTGTAAAGAGGGCCTGGATATCTACAAGAAGTTCCTGACGCGAATGACCCGAATCTCAGAGTTCCTTAAAGTGGCAGAG CAGGTGGGGATTGATCGAGGAGACATTCCAGACCTTTCCCAG GCTCCCAGTAGCCTCCTGGAAGCTCTGGAGCAGCACCTGGCCTCTCTAGAGGGGAAGAAAGTCAAAGACTCCACTGCTGCCAGCAG GGCTAGTACTCTATCCAACGCAGTGTCCTCGCTGGCCAGTACAGGGATGTCTTTTACTAAAGTAGACGAGCGGGAGAAGCAGGCTGCTCTGGAGGAGGAACAGGCCCGTCTCAAAGCACTGAAG AGGCTGAAGGAGCTCTCTAAGAGGCCTTCCTTCGCCACCACAGACACGTCTCCGGTCTCCACCACCGGGGGCACTATCAGCACAGCCCCGGCCATCGACCTCTTCTCCACACCCAGCTGCTCCAATGG TGCTCTGAAGATGGAGAGTGACCTGTTTGACATTCAGCAGACCTTTAACCCTTCAGTGCAGGCCAGTTCTACAGGGCTTCCTGTGGCCACGGCATGGGCAG ATCCTTTCACCTCTGCTGAAGCTGGAGATGACTCCATGCCAAATCTTAACCCTTTCCTCTCAAAAGTCGTTGTCGATGCCGCCGCTCACTTGCCTGTCGTGTCATCTGACGGTGTTAGCTATTCCTCTAGGACGTCTGGTCATGAAATGTTTGGTG ACTCCTTCTGTAGTGGTCCAGTGTCCATGGCCCAGCACCTTCCACACCAGGCTCCCTACCCCACTGAGCCCTCTACTGTAGCATGTCTATTCAGAG GGTACTCCACAGCATCACAGGCCCCCCCCTCGGGAGCACTCCAGGTGGATTTCGAGTCAGTCTTTGGAGCCAAAGCTGCTGGCGTTAACAACATTGACTCTGATG ACATCCTGAAACCCACCATGGTCGGCTCCAATCAGGCCCTGTGCTCCATCAATCAGCTGTCAGACAAACTGGTCGGAGATGACCTGGACTCCTCCCTGGCCAACCTGGTGGGCA ATCTCGGGATTGGAAATGGCACAACAAAAAA TGACATCCACTGGAGCCAGCCTGGGGAGAAGAGGCTGACTGGCGGAAGCAACTGGCAGCCCAAGGCAGCCCCAAACACCACCTGGAACCCCGTCTCCATG ACCCCCCCAGTCATGGCCTACCCTGCCACAACACCAACAGGCATGGTGGGGGGATATGGCATG
- the picalmb gene encoding phosphatidylinositol binding clathrin assembly protein b isoform X30, whose translation MSGQSITDRITAAQHSVTGSAVSKTVCKATTHEIMGPKKKHLDYLIHCTNEMNVNIPQLADSLFERTTSTSWVVVFKSLIATHHLMVYGNERFVQYLASRNTLFNLSNFLDKSGLQGYDMSTFIRRYSRYLNEKAVSYRQVAFDFTKVKRGVDGVMRTMNTEKLLKTIPIIQSQMDALLDFNVNANELTNGVINAGFMLLFKDSIRLFAAYNEGIINLLEKYFDMKKTQCKEGLDIYKKFLTRMTRISEFLKVAEQVGIDRGDIPDLSQAPSSLLEALEQHLASLEGKKVKDSTAASRASTLSNAVSSLASTGMSFTKVDEREKQAALEEEQARLKALKRLKELSKRPSFATTDTSPVSTTGGTISTAPAIDLFSTPSCSNGALKMESDLFDIQQTFNPSVQASSTGLPVATAWAGYSTASQAPPSGALQVDFESVFGAKAAGVNNIDSDDILKPTMVGSNQALCSINQLSDKLVGDDLDSSLANLVGNLGIGNGTTKNDIHWSQPGEKRLTGGSNWQPKAAPNTTWNPVSMTPPVMAYPATTPTGMVGGYGMPPQQLGSMGMMNQPNMMYNQPVMRPPNPFGSVSSAQMQFM comes from the exons ATGTCGGGGCAGAGCATTACTGACAGGATAACTGCAGCCCAGCACAGTGTAACTGGATCTGCTGTGTCGAAAACAGTATGCAAGGCCACCACACATGAAATAATGGGCCCGAAAAAGAAACATTTGGATT ACCTGATCCATTGCACCAATGAGATGAATGTGAACATTCCCCAGCTGGCTGACTCACTGTTTGAGAGGACCACCAGCACGAGCTGGGTGGTGGTCTTCAAGTCGCTCATCGCCACACACCACCTTATGGTCTACGGTAATGAG CGTTTTGTGCAGTACTTGGCTTCAAGGAACACATTATTCAACCTCAGTAATTTTTTGGACAAAAGTGGTTTACAAG gctaCGATATGTCCACATTTATCCGGAGGTACAGTCGATATCTGAATGAAAAGGCTGTGTCATACAGACAGGTTGCCTTTGACTTCACTAAAGTAAAGCGAGG GGTGGATGGGGTGATGAGGACCATGAATACAGAGAAGCTACTGAAGACCATCCCTATCATACAAAGCCAGATGGACGCCCTCCTCGACTTCAAT GTTAATGCCAATGAGCTAACAAACGGAGTGATCAATGCAGGGTTCATGCTCCTCTTCAAAGATTCCATTAGGCTTTTCGCTGCATATAACGAAGGCATCATCAACCTGCTGG AGAAGTACTTTGACATGAAGAAAACCCAGTGTAAAGAGGGCCTGGATATCTACAAGAAGTTCCTGACGCGAATGACCCGAATCTCAGAGTTCCTTAAAGTGGCAGAG CAGGTGGGGATTGATCGAGGAGACATTCCAGACCTTTCCCAG GCTCCCAGTAGCCTCCTGGAAGCTCTGGAGCAGCACCTGGCCTCTCTAGAGGGGAAGAAAGTCAAAGACTCCACTGCTGCCAGCAG GGCTAGTACTCTATCCAACGCAGTGTCCTCGCTGGCCAGTACAGGGATGTCTTTTACTAAAGTAGACGAGCGGGAGAAGCAGGCTGCTCTGGAGGAGGAACAGGCCCGTCTCAAAGCACTGAAG AGGCTGAAGGAGCTCTCTAAGAGGCCTTCCTTCGCCACCACAGACACGTCTCCGGTCTCCACCACCGGGGGCACTATCAGCACAGCCCCGGCCATCGACCTCTTCTCCACACCCAGCTGCTCCAATGG TGCTCTGAAGATGGAGAGTGACCTGTTTGACATTCAGCAGACCTTTAACCCTTCAGTGCAGGCCAGTTCTACAGGGCTTCCTGTGGCCACGGCATGGGCAG GGTACTCCACAGCATCACAGGCCCCCCCCTCGGGAGCACTCCAGGTGGATTTCGAGTCAGTCTTTGGAGCCAAAGCTGCTGGCGTTAACAACATTGACTCTGATG ACATCCTGAAACCCACCATGGTCGGCTCCAATCAGGCCCTGTGCTCCATCAATCAGCTGTCAGACAAACTGGTCGGAGATGACCTGGACTCCTCCCTGGCCAACCTGGTGGGCA ATCTCGGGATTGGAAATGGCACAACAAAAAA TGACATCCACTGGAGCCAGCCTGGGGAGAAGAGGCTGACTGGCGGAAGCAACTGGCAGCCCAAGGCAGCCCCAAACACCACCTGGAACCCCGTCTCCATG ACCCCCCCAGTCATGGCCTACCCTGCCACAACACCAACAGGCATGGTGGGGGGATATGGCATG
- the picalmb gene encoding phosphatidylinositol binding clathrin assembly protein b isoform X14, whose translation MSGQSITDRITAAQHSVTGSAVSKTVCKATTHEIMGPKKKHLDYLIHCTNEMNVNIPQLADSLFERTTSTSWVVVFKSLIATHHLMVYGNERFVQYLASRNTLFNLSNFLDKSGLQGLSLPGYDMSTFIRRYSRYLNEKAVSYRQVAFDFTKVKRGVDGVMRTMNTEKLLKTIPIIQSQMDALLDFNVNANELTNGVINAGFMLLFKDSIRLFAAYNEGIINLLEKYFDMKKTQCKEGLDIYKKFLTRMTRISEFLKVAEQVGIDRGDIPDLSQFTVCAPSSLLEALEQHLASLEGKKVKDSTAASRASTLSNAVSSLASTGMSFTKVDEREKQAALEEEQARLKALKEQRLKELSKRPSFATTDTSPVSTTGGTISTAPAIDLFSTPSCSNGALKMESDLFDIQQTFNPSVQASSTGLPVATAWADPFTSAEAGDDSMPNLNPFLSKVVVDAAAHLPVVSSDGVSYSSRTSGHEMFGDRYNPFTDTNSSVSTNYKRTVRIEHSISDSFCSGPVSMAQHLPHQAPYPTEPSTVACLFRGYSTASQAPPSGALQVDFESVFGAKAAGVNNIDSDDILKPTMVGSNQALCSINQLSDKLVGDDLDSSLANLVGNLGIGNGTTKNDIHWSQPGEKRLTGGSNWQPKAAPNTTWNPVSMPPQQLGSMGMMNQPNMMYNQPVMRPPNPFGSVSSAQMQFM comes from the exons ATGTCGGGGCAGAGCATTACTGACAGGATAACTGCAGCCCAGCACAGTGTAACTGGATCTGCTGTGTCGAAAACAGTATGCAAGGCCACCACACATGAAATAATGGGCCCGAAAAAGAAACATTTGGATT ACCTGATCCATTGCACCAATGAGATGAATGTGAACATTCCCCAGCTGGCTGACTCACTGTTTGAGAGGACCACCAGCACGAGCTGGGTGGTGGTCTTCAAGTCGCTCATCGCCACACACCACCTTATGGTCTACGGTAATGAG CGTTTTGTGCAGTACTTGGCTTCAAGGAACACATTATTCAACCTCAGTAATTTTTTGGACAAAAGTGGTTTACAAG gtctctctctcccaggctaCGATATGTCCACATTTATCCGGAGGTACAGTCGATATCTGAATGAAAAGGCTGTGTCATACAGACAGGTTGCCTTTGACTTCACTAAAGTAAAGCGAGG GGTGGATGGGGTGATGAGGACCATGAATACAGAGAAGCTACTGAAGACCATCCCTATCATACAAAGCCAGATGGACGCCCTCCTCGACTTCAAT GTTAATGCCAATGAGCTAACAAACGGAGTGATCAATGCAGGGTTCATGCTCCTCTTCAAAGATTCCATTAGGCTTTTCGCTGCATATAACGAAGGCATCATCAACCTGCTGG AGAAGTACTTTGACATGAAGAAAACCCAGTGTAAAGAGGGCCTGGATATCTACAAGAAGTTCCTGACGCGAATGACCCGAATCTCAGAGTTCCTTAAAGTGGCAGAG CAGGTGGGGATTGATCGAGGAGACATTCCAGACCTTTCCCAG TTCACAGTTTGT GCTCCCAGTAGCCTCCTGGAAGCTCTGGAGCAGCACCTGGCCTCTCTAGAGGGGAAGAAAGTCAAAGACTCCACTGCTGCCAGCAG GGCTAGTACTCTATCCAACGCAGTGTCCTCGCTGGCCAGTACAGGGATGTCTTTTACTAAAGTAGACGAGCGGGAGAAGCAGGCTGCTCTGGAGGAGGAACAGGCCCGTCTCAAAGCACTGAAG GAACAGAGGCTGAAGGAGCTCTCTAAGAGGCCTTCCTTCGCCACCACAGACACGTCTCCGGTCTCCACCACCGGGGGCACTATCAGCACAGCCCCGGCCATCGACCTCTTCTCCACACCCAGCTGCTCCAATGG TGCTCTGAAGATGGAGAGTGACCTGTTTGACATTCAGCAGACCTTTAACCCTTCAGTGCAGGCCAGTTCTACAGGGCTTCCTGTGGCCACGGCATGGGCAG ATCCTTTCACCTCTGCTGAAGCTGGAGATGACTCCATGCCAAATCTTAACCCTTTCCTCTCAAAAGTCGTTGTCGATGCCGCCGCTCACTTGCCTGTCGTGTCATCTGACGGTGTTAGCTATTCCTCTAGGACGTCTGGTCATGAAATGTTTGGTG ATCGTTATAATCCCTTTACTGACACAAACTCGTCCGTTTCAACCAATTACAAACGCACAGTGCGGATAGAACACTCCATCTCAG ACTCCTTCTGTAGTGGTCCAGTGTCCATGGCCCAGCACCTTCCACACCAGGCTCCCTACCCCACTGAGCCCTCTACTGTAGCATGTCTATTCAGAG GGTACTCCACAGCATCACAGGCCCCCCCCTCGGGAGCACTCCAGGTGGATTTCGAGTCAGTCTTTGGAGCCAAAGCTGCTGGCGTTAACAACATTGACTCTGATG ACATCCTGAAACCCACCATGGTCGGCTCCAATCAGGCCCTGTGCTCCATCAATCAGCTGTCAGACAAACTGGTCGGAGATGACCTGGACTCCTCCCTGGCCAACCTGGTGGGCA ATCTCGGGATTGGAAATGGCACAACAAAAAA TGACATCCACTGGAGCCAGCCTGGGGAGAAGAGGCTGACTGGCGGAAGCAACTGGCAGCCCAAGGCAGCCCCAAACACCACCTGGAACCCCGTCTCCATG